GAGTTTTTGGGTCAGGGGTGTTGAAACGCCACTCACATTCCTTCAAAAAGAGCCCAAAATGCTCTCTGGGAATGCCGTTGAATCTGCGCAAATGACGCTTGGCCTGA
This DNA window, taken from Deltaproteobacteria bacterium IMCC39524, encodes the following:
- a CDS encoding IS1595 family transposase translates to QAKRHLRRFNGIPREHFGLFLKECEWRFNTPDPKTQLLLLKQLVKENMG